One genomic region from Drosophila busckii strain San Diego stock center, stock number 13000-0081.31 chromosome 3R, ASM1175060v1, whole genome shotgun sequence encodes:
- the LOC108603056 gene encoding clathrin interactor 1 isoform X3: MVDKFISMWKVRELADKVTNVVMNYTEIEGKVREATNDDPWGPTGPLMQELAHATFSYETFPEVMSMLWKRMLQDNKTNWRRTYKSLLLLNYLVRNGSERVVTSSREHIYDLRSLENYTFTDEGGKDQGINVRHKVRELIDFIQDDDRLREERKKAKKNKDKYIGMSSDAMGSRSSSGYGGYSGGSGGGSGGYNDSDFRSNHRGDNWYSDKSSADRYEDEDTQYDGEREGSDSDSPSPRRNYRYNDRASPAEMATENAKSSNLNMNIRAKAVSSPVSKQPTANAKPTMKQQQKINLGAAANFGKQSDAAAAAGIHSPTHRDSPSGNNTSVDLMDNASPNKQHNNSSSNNNNNELLDDLFKTCASVKGEQTLNSAALNDDDDDFNPRAADAPSSQEFGDFSTAFGAAAAPPPSTGLPRAPSNDEFADFTAFQGASTTTQLDAQLLSTATPANDAFDLFASSAPAVTPTPAATSTATDLLAGLGDLSIHQSMPMDNMLPPIAAAGNNLLQPTAINSSSSDNNNSNASTNGSSLASTEQANVGATWSGNLKAGNLNIDLDNLLLSKTGKSSAPAPSMNALKTQSPVKGQGQTPLNVNIGGMSSFGGLAPSPLTSPNLFGANTQSQSIPQQPAAFANFGVFQQQSQPQPQSSNNNNSSAFDLFQ; this comes from the exons atggttgataaatttattagtATGTGGAAAGTGCGCGAATTGGCGGACAAAGT CACCAATGTTGTTATGAACTACACAGAAATCGAGGGGAAGGTGCGCGAGGCAACAAACGATGATCCATGGGGTCCGACGGGTCCGCTTATGCAGGAACTGGCGCATGCCACCTTCTCCTACGAGACCTTTCCCGAGGTCATGTCCATGCTATGGAAGCGCATGTTGCAGGACAATAAAACCAACTGGCGACGCACCTATAAA AGTCTGCTTTTGTTGAACTATTTGGTGCGCAATGGCTCGGAGCGCGTGGTAACCTCGTCGCGCGAGCACATCTACGATCTGCGCTCGCTGGAGAACTATACGTTCACGGACGAGGGCGGCAAGGATCAGGGTATTAATGTTAGGCATAAGGTACGAGAGCTTATAGACTTCATTCAGGACGACGACAGACTGCGCGAGGAGCgtaaaaaagccaaaaagaatAAGGACAAGTACATTGGCATGAGCAGCGATGCGATGGGCtcacgcagcagcagtggctaCGGTGGTTACagtggcggcagcggcggtggCAGTGGTGGCTACAATGATAGCGATTTCCGTAGCAATCATCGCGGCGACAATTGGT ATTCGGATAAAAGCTCTGCAGATCGCTATGAGGATGAGGATACGCAATATGATGGCGAACGTGAGGGCAGTGACAGCGATTCTCCTAGTCCCAG gCGCAATTATCGTTACAATGATCGAGCCAGTCCCGCCGAAATGGCCACCGAGAACGCCAAATCGTCCAACCTCAATATGAACATACGCGCCAAGGCGGTCAGCTCGCCTGTGTCCAAGCAGCCCACAGCCAATGCAAAGCCAAcgatgaagcagcagcaaaagattAATCTGGGCGCGGCGGCTAACTTTGGCAAACAGTCAGATGCAGCGGCCGCTGCCGGCATACACTCTCCCACCCATCGTGACTCAcccagtggcaacaacaccaGCGTTGATCTTATGGATAATGCCTCGCccaacaagcagcacaacaacagcagcagcaacaacaacaataatgaacTCCTGGACGACCTCTTCAAGACCTGCGCCTCTGTTAAAGGCGAGCAAACGCTAAACAGCGCAGCCCtcaacgatgatgatgatgacttCAATCCACGTGCTGCTGATGCTCCAAGCTCACAAGAGTTTGGCGATTTTTCCACTGCTTTTGGTGCAGCTGCAGCCCCGCCGCCATCAACAGGTTTGCCCCGAGCGCCAAGCAACGATGAGTTTGCAGATTTTACAGCATTCCAAGGTGCCAGCACAACGACGCAACTGGATGCGCAGCTGTTGAGCACAGCGACGCCAGCGAACgatgcttttgatttatttgccagcagcGCTCCAGCAGtgacgccaacgccagcagcgacgtcgacagcAACAGATCTGCTTGCGGGACTGGGAGATTTGTCCATACACCAGAGCATGCCAATGG ATAACATGTTGCCACcgattgctgctgccggcAATAATCTGCTGCAGCCTACAgctatcaacagcagcagcagcgacaacaacaacagcaatgcaagCACCAATGGCTCGAGCTTGGCCAGCACagagcaagcaaatgttgGCGCCACGTGGTCGGGCAATCTTAAAGCTGGCAATCTGAACATTGATCTGGATAACTTGCTGCTCAGCAAGACGGGCAAATCGTCAGCACCTGCGCCCTCGATGAATGCGCTAAAGACCCAGAGTCCGGTCAAGGGGCAAGGGCAAACACCGCTCAATGTGAACATCGGCGGCATGAGCAGCTTTGGTGGCCTTGCGCCCTCGCCACTGACCAGTCCCAATCTGTTTGGGGCCAACACGCAATCACAAAGCATTCCACAACAGCCGGCAGCATTTGCCAACTTCGGTGTGTTCCAGCAGCagtcacagccacagccacagagcagtaacaacaacaattcctCAGCATTTGACTTGTTCCAATGA
- the LOC108603056 gene encoding uncharacterized protein LOC108603056 isoform X2, with product MNYTEIEGKVREATNDDPWGPTGPLMQELAHATFSYETFPEVMSMLWKRMLQDNKTNWRRTYKSLLLLNYLVRNGSERVVTSSREHIYDLRSLENYTFTDEGGKDQGINVRHKVRELIDFIQDDDRLREERKKAKKNKDKYIGMSSDAMGSRSSSGYGGYSGGSGGGSGGYNDSDFRSNHRGDNWYSDKSSADRYEDEDTQYDGEREGSDSDSPSPRRNYRYNDRASPAEMATENAKSSNLNMNIRAKAVSSPVSKQPTANAKPTMKQQQKINLGAAANFGKQSDAAAAAGIHSPTHRDSPSGNNTSVDLMDNASPNKQHNNSSSNNNNNELLDDLFKTCASVKGEQTLNSAALNDDDDDFNPRAADAPSSQEFGDFSTAFGAAAAPPPSTGLPRAPSNDEFADFTAFQGASTTTQLDAQLLSTATPANDAFDLFASSAPAVTPTPAATSTATDLLAGLGDLSIHQSMPMAAGSQPASASTLTSPPTAAALESLNEAIAQLRSLEQVQSGAQTQLVDNALKQLLLANALPGYVTPQQLLGSDSEQTDWSPLITNGNYAQLLAQLGRLFNQQCPRPEQDRTLLNIYKLDYNLDYIQLAIESLQLQLKRVPITASSMLAALLQDERLLAISLLHMCRQRGVLVQRFAATIKLLPEPQLEQLDAQFGEYLQLLCALPSQVGNALERQLPLLFAPAAYGQLLLQQWLKALHFVLQFDALQQSYDASPFSWLLERVLSQFFDAKLLQQLLQVLQHYALDGNKRPYVQLILRNLKPAACLKLAQTALQAELNLLLLLGAEALQLPHWSHCLLQQLPLQRAPVDIAALCSLVSYLNAVAPAKLRLLFEQLLGIWSKRLTLQKLNQQEHLAMCKLLILSAKCCKELELEQKRQLHQALGHHLQSPDAVQRYMGMKCVELIYNMLEPEKRLSFDYAAMERQQLLQQLEQLASFKYPSVDQLLSPPAQAELLEQHLALFMQSEQQQQQTQSTEQQLEASLDSDDDSSPMPSLSTAAMDDLDEDDLPAYDMSNDVPSHMEQRPKFLQDLLHTLRSKVENYQIFEAALSTAEQLIRSQLSLQDVQLALELLQVFLTLEMQFYYEHFERTQFQCCVAICVAQPGACGELLTREFHTDNSRYSANVRILILQVLAAAAKHLADPSQDNNPAEQQDIAPPAAKQPRKFVLISDESAAAARLEQAQRMIKARLLAKTKRYHGKVAAVKAQANAFHAVAGIFFFGLVRGQRTRQMLYVKYECISHDIDTQLLLNMLHTLATFITCAQNCPLLPAMSREIFDLCSFVRFHAEAKVRAATLQLLGIALVTMPAELLALHFADALNELQRWLQEITRSPLVGGESSDDCRELAQQLMDICYQQLNAV from the exons ATGAACTACACAGAAATCGAGGGGAAGGTGCGCGAGGCAACAAACGATGATCCATGGGGTCCGACGGGTCCGCTTATGCAGGAACTGGCGCATGCCACCTTCTCCTACGAGACCTTTCCCGAGGTCATGTCCATGCTATGGAAGCGCATGTTGCAGGACAATAAAACCAACTGGCGACGCACCTATAAA AGTCTGCTTTTGTTGAACTATTTGGTGCGCAATGGCTCGGAGCGCGTGGTAACCTCGTCGCGCGAGCACATCTACGATCTGCGCTCGCTGGAGAACTATACGTTCACGGACGAGGGCGGCAAGGATCAGGGTATTAATGTTAGGCATAAGGTACGAGAGCTTATAGACTTCATTCAGGACGACGACAGACTGCGCGAGGAGCgtaaaaaagccaaaaagaatAAGGACAAGTACATTGGCATGAGCAGCGATGCGATGGGCtcacgcagcagcagtggctaCGGTGGTTACagtggcggcagcggcggtggCAGTGGTGGCTACAATGATAGCGATTTCCGTAGCAATCATCGCGGCGACAATTGGT ATTCGGATAAAAGCTCTGCAGATCGCTATGAGGATGAGGATACGCAATATGATGGCGAACGTGAGGGCAGTGACAGCGATTCTCCTAGTCCCAG gCGCAATTATCGTTACAATGATCGAGCCAGTCCCGCCGAAATGGCCACCGAGAACGCCAAATCGTCCAACCTCAATATGAACATACGCGCCAAGGCGGTCAGCTCGCCTGTGTCCAAGCAGCCCACAGCCAATGCAAAGCCAAcgatgaagcagcagcaaaagattAATCTGGGCGCGGCGGCTAACTTTGGCAAACAGTCAGATGCAGCGGCCGCTGCCGGCATACACTCTCCCACCCATCGTGACTCAcccagtggcaacaacaccaGCGTTGATCTTATGGATAATGCCTCGCccaacaagcagcacaacaacagcagcagcaacaacaacaataatgaacTCCTGGACGACCTCTTCAAGACCTGCGCCTCTGTTAAAGGCGAGCAAACGCTAAACAGCGCAGCCCtcaacgatgatgatgatgacttCAATCCACGTGCTGCTGATGCTCCAAGCTCACAAGAGTTTGGCGATTTTTCCACTGCTTTTGGTGCAGCTGCAGCCCCGCCGCCATCAACAGGTTTGCCCCGAGCGCCAAGCAACGATGAGTTTGCAGATTTTACAGCATTCCAAGGTGCCAGCACAACGACGCAACTGGATGCGCAGCTGTTGAGCACAGCGACGCCAGCGAACgatgcttttgatttatttgccagcagcGCTCCAGCAGtgacgccaacgccagcagcgacgtcgacagcAACAGATCTGCTTGCGGGACTGGGAGATTTGTCCATACACCAGAGCATGCCAATGG cTGCCGGTTCGCAGCCAGCATCAGCGTCAACGTTAACGTCGCcgccaactgcagcagcgctggagTCATTGAATGAAGCTATAGCACAGTTACGCAGCTTGGAGCAAGTGCAAAGCGGCGCGCAGACGCAACTAGTGGACAACGCGCTCAAGCAACTGTTACTAGCAAATGCACTGCCGGGCTATGTgacgccgcagcagctgctgggcagcgacagcgaacAAACGGATTGGTCGCCGCTTATTACTAACGGCAACTatgcgcagctgctggcgcagctTGGACGACTTTTTAACCAGCAGTGCCCACGCCCTGAGCAAGATCGCACGCTACTGAACATATACAAGCTGGATTATAATTTGGACTACATACAACTGGCCATAGAgtcgctgcagttgcaactaaaGCGTGTGCCCATTACAGCAAGCTCCATGCTGGCTGCACTTTTGCAGGATGAGCGTTTGCTGGCCATAAGCCTGTTACACATGTGCAGGCAGCGAGGAGTGTTGGTGCAACGCTTTGCCGCCACCATCAAGCTGCTGCCGGAGCCGCAATTGGAGCAGCTGGACGCGCAGTTTGGCGAGTATCTGCAATTGCTTTGCGCGCTGCCCAGTCAGGTGGGCAATGCCTTGGAACGCCAGCTACCGCTGTTATTTGCTCCTGCTGCCTATGGGCAGCTATTGTTGCAGCAATGGCTCAAGGCGTTGCACTTTGTTCTGCAGTTTGACGCACTTCAACAGAGCTACGATGCAAGTCCGTTTAGCTGGTTGCTGGAACGCGTGTTGAGTCAGTTCTTTGATGCGaagctgttgcaacaactgttGCAAGTGCTGCAGCATTATGCACTGGATGGCAATAAACGTCCCTACGTCCAGCTGATATTACGGAATCTGAAACCAGCCGCGTGCCTTAAGCTTGCACAAACGGCGCTTCAAGCGGAACTgaatctgttgctgttgctgggcgCCGAAGCATTGCAACTGCCACACTGGTCCCACTgcttgttgcaacagctgccgctgcaacGTGCGCCAGTCGATATTGCTGCGCTCTGTAGTTTGGTAAGCTATCTAAATGCAGTGGCGCCCGCCAAGCTGCGTTTGCTCttcgagcagctgctgggAATTTGGAGCAAGCGTCTAACGCTGCAGAAGCTAAACCAGCAAGAGCATCTGGCCATGTGCAAGCTGCTCATCTTGAGCGCTAAATGCTGCAAggaactggagctggagcagaaGCGACAGCTGCATCAAGCGCTCGGTCATCATTTGCAGTCGCCGGATGCAGTGCAGCGTTATATGGGCATGAAGTGTGTGGAattgatatataatatgctGGAGCCGGAAAAGCGCCTAAGCTTTGATTATGCAGCTAtggagcggcagcagctgctgcagcaactggagCAACTGGCCAGCTTTAAATATCCAAGTGTTGATCAATTGTTATCGCCACCAGCACAGGCTGAACTGCTGGAGCAGCACTTGGCGCTATTTATgcaaagcgagcagcagcagcagcagacgcaatCGACAGAACAGCAGTTGGAAGCGTCACTGGATTCGGATGATGACTCATCGCCAATGCCATCGCTATCAACTGCTGCCATGGACGACTTAGATGAGGATGACTTGCCCGCCTATGACATGTCCAACGATGTGCCCAGTCATATGGAGCAACGTCCCAAATTTCTGCAAGACTTGCTGCACACGCTGCGCAGCAAAGTGGAGAACTATCAAATCTTCGAGGCAGCTTTATCCACAGCGGAGCAGCTCATACGCAGCCAGCTAAGCCTGCAGGATGtgcagctggcgctggagctgctgcaagtATTTCTCACACTGGAGATGCAGTTCTACTACGAGCACTTTGAGCGCACCCAGTTCCAATGCTGTGTGGCCATTTGTGTGGCACAACCGGGCGCCTGTGGCGAGTTGCTCACGCGCGAATTTCATACGGATAACTCGCGTTATTCGGCGAATGTGCGCATTCTTATACTACAAGTGCTGGCGGCAGCTGCTAAGCATCTGGCAGATCCCAGCCAGGATAACAACCCAGCCGAACAGCAGGACATAGCGCCACCTGCCGCCAAGCAGCCgcgtaaatttgttttaattagcgACGagagcgccgccgccgcacgCTTGGAGCAGGCTCAGCGTATGATTAAGGCGCGTCTGCTGGCCAAGACCAAACGCTATCATGGCAAAGTTGCTGCGGTGAAAGCTCAAGCGAATGCTTTTCACGCCGTCGCTGGCATCTTCTTCTTTGGCCTGGTGCGCGGTCAGCGCACGCGTCAAATGCTTTATGTTAAATACGAGTGCATCTCACATGACATTGACACCCAACTGCTGCTCAATATGTTGCATACATTGGCGACTTTTATCACCTGCGCACAGAATTGTCCACTGCTGCCCGCAATGAGCCGCGAGATCTTTGACCTGTGCTCCTTTGTGCGCTTCCATGCGGAGGCCAAAGTGCGTGCGGCTACGCTGCAGCTACTAGGCATTGCCTTGGTCACCATGCCAGCTGAGCTGCTCGCTCTACATTTTGCCGATGCACTCAACGAACTGCAGCGCTGGCTGCAAGAGATTACGCGCTCCCCACTTGTTGGTGGCGAGTCTTCGGATGACTGCCGTGAGCTCGCCCAGCAGCTAATGGACATCTGCTATCAGCAGCTAAATGCGGTCTAA
- the LOC108603056 gene encoding uncharacterized protein LOC108603056 isoform X1 has protein sequence MVDKFISMWKVRELADKVTNVVMNYTEIEGKVREATNDDPWGPTGPLMQELAHATFSYETFPEVMSMLWKRMLQDNKTNWRRTYKSLLLLNYLVRNGSERVVTSSREHIYDLRSLENYTFTDEGGKDQGINVRHKVRELIDFIQDDDRLREERKKAKKNKDKYIGMSSDAMGSRSSSGYGGYSGGSGGGSGGYNDSDFRSNHRGDNWYSDKSSADRYEDEDTQYDGEREGSDSDSPSPRRNYRYNDRASPAEMATENAKSSNLNMNIRAKAVSSPVSKQPTANAKPTMKQQQKINLGAAANFGKQSDAAAAAGIHSPTHRDSPSGNNTSVDLMDNASPNKQHNNSSSNNNNNELLDDLFKTCASVKGEQTLNSAALNDDDDDFNPRAADAPSSQEFGDFSTAFGAAAAPPPSTGLPRAPSNDEFADFTAFQGASTTTQLDAQLLSTATPANDAFDLFASSAPAVTPTPAATSTATDLLAGLGDLSIHQSMPMAAGSQPASASTLTSPPTAAALESLNEAIAQLRSLEQVQSGAQTQLVDNALKQLLLANALPGYVTPQQLLGSDSEQTDWSPLITNGNYAQLLAQLGRLFNQQCPRPEQDRTLLNIYKLDYNLDYIQLAIESLQLQLKRVPITASSMLAALLQDERLLAISLLHMCRQRGVLVQRFAATIKLLPEPQLEQLDAQFGEYLQLLCALPSQVGNALERQLPLLFAPAAYGQLLLQQWLKALHFVLQFDALQQSYDASPFSWLLERVLSQFFDAKLLQQLLQVLQHYALDGNKRPYVQLILRNLKPAACLKLAQTALQAELNLLLLLGAEALQLPHWSHCLLQQLPLQRAPVDIAALCSLVSYLNAVAPAKLRLLFEQLLGIWSKRLTLQKLNQQEHLAMCKLLILSAKCCKELELEQKRQLHQALGHHLQSPDAVQRYMGMKCVELIYNMLEPEKRLSFDYAAMERQQLLQQLEQLASFKYPSVDQLLSPPAQAELLEQHLALFMQSEQQQQQTQSTEQQLEASLDSDDDSSPMPSLSTAAMDDLDEDDLPAYDMSNDVPSHMEQRPKFLQDLLHTLRSKVENYQIFEAALSTAEQLIRSQLSLQDVQLALELLQVFLTLEMQFYYEHFERTQFQCCVAICVAQPGACGELLTREFHTDNSRYSANVRILILQVLAAAAKHLADPSQDNNPAEQQDIAPPAAKQPRKFVLISDESAAAARLEQAQRMIKARLLAKTKRYHGKVAAVKAQANAFHAVAGIFFFGLVRGQRTRQMLYVKYECISHDIDTQLLLNMLHTLATFITCAQNCPLLPAMSREIFDLCSFVRFHAEAKVRAATLQLLGIALVTMPAELLALHFADALNELQRWLQEITRSPLVGGESSDDCRELAQQLMDICYQQLNAV, from the exons atggttgataaatttattagtATGTGGAAAGTGCGCGAATTGGCGGACAAAGT CACCAATGTTGTTATGAACTACACAGAAATCGAGGGGAAGGTGCGCGAGGCAACAAACGATGATCCATGGGGTCCGACGGGTCCGCTTATGCAGGAACTGGCGCATGCCACCTTCTCCTACGAGACCTTTCCCGAGGTCATGTCCATGCTATGGAAGCGCATGTTGCAGGACAATAAAACCAACTGGCGACGCACCTATAAA AGTCTGCTTTTGTTGAACTATTTGGTGCGCAATGGCTCGGAGCGCGTGGTAACCTCGTCGCGCGAGCACATCTACGATCTGCGCTCGCTGGAGAACTATACGTTCACGGACGAGGGCGGCAAGGATCAGGGTATTAATGTTAGGCATAAGGTACGAGAGCTTATAGACTTCATTCAGGACGACGACAGACTGCGCGAGGAGCgtaaaaaagccaaaaagaatAAGGACAAGTACATTGGCATGAGCAGCGATGCGATGGGCtcacgcagcagcagtggctaCGGTGGTTACagtggcggcagcggcggtggCAGTGGTGGCTACAATGATAGCGATTTCCGTAGCAATCATCGCGGCGACAATTGGT ATTCGGATAAAAGCTCTGCAGATCGCTATGAGGATGAGGATACGCAATATGATGGCGAACGTGAGGGCAGTGACAGCGATTCTCCTAGTCCCAG gCGCAATTATCGTTACAATGATCGAGCCAGTCCCGCCGAAATGGCCACCGAGAACGCCAAATCGTCCAACCTCAATATGAACATACGCGCCAAGGCGGTCAGCTCGCCTGTGTCCAAGCAGCCCACAGCCAATGCAAAGCCAAcgatgaagcagcagcaaaagattAATCTGGGCGCGGCGGCTAACTTTGGCAAACAGTCAGATGCAGCGGCCGCTGCCGGCATACACTCTCCCACCCATCGTGACTCAcccagtggcaacaacaccaGCGTTGATCTTATGGATAATGCCTCGCccaacaagcagcacaacaacagcagcagcaacaacaacaataatgaacTCCTGGACGACCTCTTCAAGACCTGCGCCTCTGTTAAAGGCGAGCAAACGCTAAACAGCGCAGCCCtcaacgatgatgatgatgacttCAATCCACGTGCTGCTGATGCTCCAAGCTCACAAGAGTTTGGCGATTTTTCCACTGCTTTTGGTGCAGCTGCAGCCCCGCCGCCATCAACAGGTTTGCCCCGAGCGCCAAGCAACGATGAGTTTGCAGATTTTACAGCATTCCAAGGTGCCAGCACAACGACGCAACTGGATGCGCAGCTGTTGAGCACAGCGACGCCAGCGAACgatgcttttgatttatttgccagcagcGCTCCAGCAGtgacgccaacgccagcagcgacgtcgacagcAACAGATCTGCTTGCGGGACTGGGAGATTTGTCCATACACCAGAGCATGCCAATGG cTGCCGGTTCGCAGCCAGCATCAGCGTCAACGTTAACGTCGCcgccaactgcagcagcgctggagTCATTGAATGAAGCTATAGCACAGTTACGCAGCTTGGAGCAAGTGCAAAGCGGCGCGCAGACGCAACTAGTGGACAACGCGCTCAAGCAACTGTTACTAGCAAATGCACTGCCGGGCTATGTgacgccgcagcagctgctgggcagcgacagcgaacAAACGGATTGGTCGCCGCTTATTACTAACGGCAACTatgcgcagctgctggcgcagctTGGACGACTTTTTAACCAGCAGTGCCCACGCCCTGAGCAAGATCGCACGCTACTGAACATATACAAGCTGGATTATAATTTGGACTACATACAACTGGCCATAGAgtcgctgcagttgcaactaaaGCGTGTGCCCATTACAGCAAGCTCCATGCTGGCTGCACTTTTGCAGGATGAGCGTTTGCTGGCCATAAGCCTGTTACACATGTGCAGGCAGCGAGGAGTGTTGGTGCAACGCTTTGCCGCCACCATCAAGCTGCTGCCGGAGCCGCAATTGGAGCAGCTGGACGCGCAGTTTGGCGAGTATCTGCAATTGCTTTGCGCGCTGCCCAGTCAGGTGGGCAATGCCTTGGAACGCCAGCTACCGCTGTTATTTGCTCCTGCTGCCTATGGGCAGCTATTGTTGCAGCAATGGCTCAAGGCGTTGCACTTTGTTCTGCAGTTTGACGCACTTCAACAGAGCTACGATGCAAGTCCGTTTAGCTGGTTGCTGGAACGCGTGTTGAGTCAGTTCTTTGATGCGaagctgttgcaacaactgttGCAAGTGCTGCAGCATTATGCACTGGATGGCAATAAACGTCCCTACGTCCAGCTGATATTACGGAATCTGAAACCAGCCGCGTGCCTTAAGCTTGCACAAACGGCGCTTCAAGCGGAACTgaatctgttgctgttgctgggcgCCGAAGCATTGCAACTGCCACACTGGTCCCACTgcttgttgcaacagctgccgctgcaacGTGCGCCAGTCGATATTGCTGCGCTCTGTAGTTTGGTAAGCTATCTAAATGCAGTGGCGCCCGCCAAGCTGCGTTTGCTCttcgagcagctgctgggAATTTGGAGCAAGCGTCTAACGCTGCAGAAGCTAAACCAGCAAGAGCATCTGGCCATGTGCAAGCTGCTCATCTTGAGCGCTAAATGCTGCAAggaactggagctggagcagaaGCGACAGCTGCATCAAGCGCTCGGTCATCATTTGCAGTCGCCGGATGCAGTGCAGCGTTATATGGGCATGAAGTGTGTGGAattgatatataatatgctGGAGCCGGAAAAGCGCCTAAGCTTTGATTATGCAGCTAtggagcggcagcagctgctgcagcaactggagCAACTGGCCAGCTTTAAATATCCAAGTGTTGATCAATTGTTATCGCCACCAGCACAGGCTGAACTGCTGGAGCAGCACTTGGCGCTATTTATgcaaagcgagcagcagcagcagcagacgcaatCGACAGAACAGCAGTTGGAAGCGTCACTGGATTCGGATGATGACTCATCGCCAATGCCATCGCTATCAACTGCTGCCATGGACGACTTAGATGAGGATGACTTGCCCGCCTATGACATGTCCAACGATGTGCCCAGTCATATGGAGCAACGTCCCAAATTTCTGCAAGACTTGCTGCACACGCTGCGCAGCAAAGTGGAGAACTATCAAATCTTCGAGGCAGCTTTATCCACAGCGGAGCAGCTCATACGCAGCCAGCTAAGCCTGCAGGATGtgcagctggcgctggagctgctgcaagtATTTCTCACACTGGAGATGCAGTTCTACTACGAGCACTTTGAGCGCACCCAGTTCCAATGCTGTGTGGCCATTTGTGTGGCACAACCGGGCGCCTGTGGCGAGTTGCTCACGCGCGAATTTCATACGGATAACTCGCGTTATTCGGCGAATGTGCGCATTCTTATACTACAAGTGCTGGCGGCAGCTGCTAAGCATCTGGCAGATCCCAGCCAGGATAACAACCCAGCCGAACAGCAGGACATAGCGCCACCTGCCGCCAAGCAGCCgcgtaaatttgttttaattagcgACGagagcgccgccgccgcacgCTTGGAGCAGGCTCAGCGTATGATTAAGGCGCGTCTGCTGGCCAAGACCAAACGCTATCATGGCAAAGTTGCTGCGGTGAAAGCTCAAGCGAATGCTTTTCACGCCGTCGCTGGCATCTTCTTCTTTGGCCTGGTGCGCGGTCAGCGCACGCGTCAAATGCTTTATGTTAAATACGAGTGCATCTCACATGACATTGACACCCAACTGCTGCTCAATATGTTGCATACATTGGCGACTTTTATCACCTGCGCACAGAATTGTCCACTGCTGCCCGCAATGAGCCGCGAGATCTTTGACCTGTGCTCCTTTGTGCGCTTCCATGCGGAGGCCAAAGTGCGTGCGGCTACGCTGCAGCTACTAGGCATTGCCTTGGTCACCATGCCAGCTGAGCTGCTCGCTCTACATTTTGCCGATGCACTCAACGAACTGCAGCGCTGGCTGCAAGAGATTACGCGCTCCCCACTTGTTGGTGGCGAGTCTTCGGATGACTGCCGTGAGCTCGCCCAGCAGCTAATGGACATCTGCTATCAGCAGCTAAATGCGGTCTAA